From one Streptomyces sp. ICC1 genomic stretch:
- a CDS encoding beta-N-acetylglucosaminidase domain-containing protein, with the protein MPVPLLDPGSDPGRAADRGPAVWPRPRSMAADPAREVALGAEAVLVLPAGADPYAAQVVRDALRGAGVRTLHERADTDPLPARIPVVRLQGPGAERALEQLGAAAAGDLPAGGYRLAVGRAEGRETVALSGTGEDGAFHAAQTLRQLLARGGGKVPGVLVRDWPSAPVRGITEGFYGTPWTAGQRLAQVEFMGRTKQNRLLLAPGDDPYRTTDWRRDHPPAQAAELRTLAERARANKVVLAWAVAPGQSMCLSSAADRAALARKVDAMWDLGFRAFQVQFQDVSYTEWGCRADRERYGKGPEAAARAHAEVAGELAAHLAGRYPGAPALSLLPTEYYQEGATAYRTALAGALDERVEVAWTGVGVLPRTITGHELAGARSALGHPLVTMDNYPVNDWDPGRIFLGPHTGRDPAVAGGSAAVLANAMPQGTLSRIPLFTAADFAWNPRGYRAAESWAAAVAELAGPDPGAREALAALAGNNASSVLAQPESAYLAPLAEEFWRARGAGDPAAADRLRAAFRVLREAPARLPDLAGEAGPWLSRLARYGSAGELALDVLQAQARGDGAAAWQSSRALSAAVKALSESAAGDVRVDKAVLDPFLARAAAEADAWTGAAREAAGTVAEAADSWTLRLPAARPVSVVTVMTDPLPPGSRGAAVEAHVPGEGWRKVAEAAASGWTQADIGGLRADAVRLVWSGPAPAVHGVVPWTADGPEARFELADTVDAEIGGPARPVRASLSPLRPGEVRGPLSAAPPQGIEVRLPATAAAPRGTTVALPVEVAVAAGTAPGTYEVPVAFGSETRTLKVRAFPRTGGPDLLRRARASSSADETPQFPASGALDDSPTTRWSSPAVDGAWWQAELPAPTRVGLLRLHWQEAYPSRFRVETSADGVSWHPSATVASRGGLDTVHLDPAAPPARFVRVTCEARATRFGCSLLHAQAFASTP; encoded by the coding sequence GTGCCCGTGCCCCTGCTCGATCCCGGCTCCGATCCGGGGCGCGCCGCCGACCGGGGGCCCGCGGTGTGGCCGCGGCCGCGGTCCATGGCCGCCGACCCGGCGCGCGAGGTCGCCTTGGGCGCGGAGGCCGTGCTGGTGCTGCCCGCCGGAGCGGACCCGTACGCCGCCCAGGTGGTCCGGGACGCCCTGCGCGGGGCGGGCGTACGGACCCTGCACGAGCGGGCCGACACGGACCCGCTGCCCGCGCGGATCCCCGTCGTACGGCTCCAGGGCCCGGGCGCGGAACGGGCACTCGAGCAGCTGGGCGCGGCCGCGGCCGGCGATCTGCCGGCCGGCGGCTACCGGCTGGCGGTGGGCAGGGCCGAGGGCCGGGAGACGGTGGCACTGTCCGGCACGGGCGAGGACGGGGCGTTCCACGCGGCGCAGACACTGCGCCAGTTGCTGGCCCGGGGCGGCGGGAAGGTCCCCGGGGTGCTGGTGCGGGACTGGCCGTCCGCGCCCGTGCGCGGGATCACCGAGGGCTTCTACGGGACTCCCTGGACGGCCGGACAGCGGCTCGCCCAGGTCGAGTTCATGGGCCGCACCAAGCAGAACCGGCTGCTGCTCGCGCCCGGCGACGACCCGTACCGGACCACGGACTGGCGCCGGGACCACCCGCCGGCGCAGGCCGCCGAGCTGCGCACCCTGGCGGAGCGGGCGCGCGCCAACAAGGTGGTCCTCGCGTGGGCCGTGGCTCCGGGGCAGTCGATGTGCCTGTCCTCGGCGGCCGACCGGGCGGCGCTCGCGCGCAAGGTGGACGCCATGTGGGACCTCGGATTCCGGGCGTTCCAGGTGCAGTTCCAGGACGTCAGCTATACGGAGTGGGGCTGCCGGGCCGACCGCGAGCGGTACGGCAAGGGCCCGGAGGCGGCCGCGCGGGCGCACGCGGAGGTCGCGGGCGAGCTGGCCGCGCACCTGGCCGGGCGCTACCCGGGGGCGCCCGCCCTGTCGCTGCTGCCGACGGAGTACTACCAGGAGGGCGCGACGGCCTACCGGACGGCGCTGGCCGGGGCGCTGGACGAGCGGGTCGAGGTGGCGTGGACGGGGGTGGGCGTCCTGCCGCGCACGATCACCGGGCACGAGCTGGCCGGGGCGCGCTCCGCGCTCGGGCACCCGCTGGTCACGATGGACAACTACCCGGTCAACGACTGGGATCCGGGCCGGATCTTCCTCGGCCCCCACACGGGCCGGGACCCGGCGGTGGCGGGCGGTTCGGCGGCCGTGCTGGCCAACGCGATGCCCCAGGGCACGCTGTCGCGCATCCCGCTGTTCACGGCGGCGGACTTCGCCTGGAACCCGCGCGGCTACCGGGCCGCCGAATCGTGGGCGGCGGCCGTCGCCGAGCTCGCCGGCCCGGACCCGGGGGCCCGGGAGGCGCTGGCCGCGCTGGCCGGGAACAACGCCTCCTCCGTCCTGGCCCAGCCGGAGTCGGCGTACCTGGCACCGCTGGCCGAGGAGTTCTGGCGGGCGCGGGGCGCCGGCGACCCGGCGGCCGCGGACCGGCTGCGGGCCGCCTTCCGCGTCCTGCGCGAGGCACCCGCACGGCTGCCGGACCTCGCCGGCGAGGCGGGGCCCTGGCTGTCGCGGCTCGCGCGCTACGGGAGCGCCGGTGAGCTGGCCCTGGACGTCCTGCAGGCCCAGGCGCGGGGGGACGGGGCGGCGGCCTGGCAGTCCTCGCGCGCCCTGTCTGCCGCCGTCAAGGCGCTCTCGGAGAGCGCGGCCGGCGACGTACGGGTGGACAAGGCGGTGCTGGACCCCTTCCTCGCCCGGGCGGCGGCCGAGGCCGACGCGTGGACGGGAGCGGCCCGGGAGGCGGCGGGCACGGTCGCCGAGGCCGCGGACTCCTGGACGCTCCGGCTGCCGGCGGCCCGCCCGGTCTCGGTCGTGACCGTCATGACCGACCCGCTGCCGCCCGGGAGCCGGGGCGCGGCGGTCGAGGCGCACGTGCCGGGCGAGGGCTGGCGCAAGGTCGCCGAGGCGGCGGCCTCGGGCTGGACCCAGGCGGACATCGGGGGACTGCGGGCCGACGCGGTCCGGCTCGTCTGGTCGGGTCCGGCTCCGGCCGTGCACGGCGTGGTCCCGTGGACGGCGGACGGCCCCGAGGCCCGCTTCGAGCTGGCCGACACCGTGGACGCGGAGATCGGCGGGCCGGCTCGGCCCGTGCGGGCCTCGCTGTCCCCGCTCCGCCCCGGGGAGGTCCGCGGTCCCCTGTCCGCGGCGCCGCCGCAGGGGATCGAGGTCCGCCTGCCGGCCACGGCCGCGGCTCCGCGCGGCACGACGGTCGCCCTCCCGGTGGAGGTCGCGGTCGCGGCCGGCACCGCGCCGGGCACCTACGAGGTCCCGGTCGCCTTCGGCTCCGAGACCCGGACCCTGAAGGTGCGCGCCTTCCCGCGCACGGGGGGCCCGGACCTGCTGCGCCGCGCCCGGGCCTCGTCCTCGGCGGACGAGACCCCGCAGTTCCCGGCCTCGGGCGCGCTGGACGACTCCCCGACGACCCGCTGGTCGTCCCCGGCGGTGGACGGCGCCTGGTGGCAGGCGGAACTGCCGGCCCCGACCCGGGTCGGCCTGCTGCGCCTGCACTGGCAGGAGGCCTACCCGTCCCGATTCCGGGTGGAGACCTCCGCGGACGGCGTGTCCTGGCACCCGTCGGCGACGGTCGCCTCCCGGGGCGGGCTGGACACGGTCCACCTGGACCCGGCGGCGCCGCCGGCCCGTTTCGTGCGCGTCACGTGCGAGGCCCGCGCGACGCGGTTCGGCTGCAGCCTGCTGCACGCGCAAGCCTTCGCGTCGACCCCGTGA
- a CDS encoding HNH endonuclease yields the protein MPHVLVLNASYEPLGVVPLRRALVLVLENKAISLEESGAFLHSATRAVPAPSVVRLKRFVRVPYRGPVPLTRRALFARDGGRCMYCGAVATSVDHVIPRSRGGQHAWDNVVAACRRCNHVKADRHLVDLGWRLRHQPAPPSGLAWRIIGTGHRDPCWMPYLQPYGAEDALDRIGVPAAAAS from the coding sequence GTGCCGCACGTCCTGGTCCTCAACGCGTCGTACGAGCCCCTCGGCGTCGTACCGCTCCGTCGCGCGCTCGTCCTCGTCCTGGAGAACAAAGCGATCTCCCTGGAAGAATCCGGCGCCTTTCTGCACAGCGCGACAAGGGCCGTCCCCGCGCCCAGCGTGGTACGGCTCAAGCGTTTCGTGCGGGTCCCCTACCGGGGGCCCGTTCCACTCACCCGCCGCGCGCTGTTCGCCCGGGACGGCGGCCGCTGCATGTACTGCGGGGCCGTCGCCACCAGCGTCGACCACGTGATCCCGCGCAGCCGGGGCGGGCAGCACGCCTGGGACAACGTCGTCGCCGCGTGCCGCCGCTGCAACCACGTCAAGGCCGACCGGCACCTGGTCGACCTCGGCTGGCGCCTGCGGCACCAGCCGGCTCCGCCGTCCGGGCTGGCCTGGCGGATCATCGGGACGGGGCACCGGGATCCGTGCTGGATGCCGTACCTCCAGCCGTACGGGGCGGAAGACGCGCTGGACCGGATCGGGGTCCCGGCGGCCGCGGCCTCCTGA
- a CDS encoding mechanosensitive ion channel family protein yields the protein MRDTHENVTNAASFIEENWAGWLYLGLRILLILVIAFALRSVVRKSLTKLITRMNRGAEAVEGTALGGLLVNAERRRQRSEAIGSVLRSVASFLILGTAGLMVLGALDINLGPLLASAGVAGVAIGFGARNLVTDFLSGVFMILEDQYGVGDKIDAGVASGEVVEVGLRVTKLRGDNGEIWYVRNGEIKRIGNLSQGWATAAVAVQVKPTESLARIREVVQDIADTLAKESPWDERLWGPVEVLGLDEVLLASMTVSVSAKTMPGQQFAVERELRWRIKEAFDHTGIGIVGGLAAADEDEAPADPSAAVAPPSALANPASPQSLATVPIPPPAVGGPGSGPRISK from the coding sequence ATCAGAGACACCCACGAGAACGTCACGAACGCGGCCAGTTTCATCGAGGAGAACTGGGCCGGATGGCTGTACCTGGGTCTTCGGATCCTGCTCATCCTGGTCATCGCCTTCGCCCTGCGCTCGGTGGTCCGCAAGTCCCTGACCAAGCTGATCACGCGAATGAACCGCGGCGCGGAAGCCGTCGAGGGCACGGCCCTGGGCGGTCTGCTGGTGAACGCCGAGCGGCGCCGCCAGCGCTCCGAGGCGATCGGCTCGGTCCTGCGGTCGGTGGCCTCGTTCCTGATCCTCGGCACGGCCGGCCTGATGGTGCTCGGCGCGCTCGACATCAACCTGGGCCCGCTGCTGGCGAGCGCCGGTGTGGCCGGTGTGGCGATCGGATTCGGCGCCCGGAACCTGGTCACCGACTTCCTGTCCGGCGTGTTCATGATCCTCGAGGACCAGTACGGCGTCGGCGACAAGATCGATGCCGGGGTGGCTTCGGGCGAGGTCGTCGAGGTGGGGCTGCGCGTCACCAAGCTGCGCGGCGACAACGGTGAGATCTGGTACGTCCGCAACGGCGAGATCAAGCGGATCGGCAACCTCAGCCAGGGCTGGGCGACGGCGGCCGTGGCCGTGCAGGTCAAGCCGACCGAGAGCCTCGCCCGCATCCGCGAGGTGGTCCAGGACATCGCCGACACCCTGGCCAAGGAGTCCCCGTGGGACGAGCGCCTGTGGGGTCCGGTGGAGGTGCTGGGCCTGGACGAGGTGCTGCTGGCCTCGATGACGGTGTCGGTCTCGGCCAAGACGATGCCGGGCCAGCAGTTCGCCGTGGAGCGCGAACTGCGCTGGCGCATCAAGGAGGCCTTCGACCACACGGGCATCGGGATCGTCGGGGGCCTCGCCGCGGCCGACGAGGACGAGGCGCCGGCCGATCCCTCGGCCGCCGTCGCCCCGCCCTCGGCCCTGGCGAACCCGGCTTCCCCGCAGTCCCTGGCGACCGTGCCGATCCCGCCGCCGGCCGTCGGCGGGCCGGGCTCCGGCCCCCGGATCTCCAAGTAG
- a CDS encoding ROK family transcriptional regulator, which produces MPAATPGTPSLLRALNDRAALELLLTHGPLSRTRIGHLTGLSKPTASQLLARLEAAGLVVATGTATGRPGPNAQLYAVNARAAHVAGLDVTPGRILASVADLAGEVIGSHELPYSEGTGPVAQVTRALGEAVKDAGLHLGDIHRVVIATPGSFDPRTGVLRYADHLEGWQSPTLLDELAAALPMPLEYENDVNLAAVAEQSLGAARGHEDFVLLWNEEGLGAALVLGGRLHRGWTGGAGEVGFLPVAGHPLVRQVTRVNSGGYQELAGVQVLPAMAARLGIEAPPAADAGSGSVHGAVHGAESGAVVEAAAALLAQAAASPEGAHLELLREYATALATGLASLVAVLDPEVVVLSGALTIAGGEPLRELLEAELADLAPSRPLLVTGEVRERPVLRGALERALAATRDEVFDTSRR; this is translated from the coding sequence ATGCCCGCCGCCACCCCCGGTACGCCCAGCCTGTTGCGCGCCCTCAACGACCGGGCCGCGCTCGAGCTCCTGCTGACGCACGGTCCGCTGTCCCGGACCCGGATCGGGCACCTCACCGGACTCTCCAAGCCCACCGCCTCCCAACTGCTGGCCCGCCTGGAGGCCGCCGGGCTCGTCGTCGCCACCGGCACCGCCACCGGCCGCCCCGGCCCCAACGCCCAGCTCTACGCGGTCAACGCGCGGGCCGCGCACGTCGCCGGACTCGACGTCACCCCGGGCCGGATCCTCGCCTCCGTCGCCGACCTGGCAGGCGAGGTGATCGGCAGCCACGAGCTCCCGTACTCCGAGGGCACCGGGCCGGTCGCCCAGGTCACCCGCGCCCTCGGCGAGGCCGTCAAGGACGCCGGGCTGCACCTCGGCGACATCCACCGGGTGGTCATCGCGACCCCCGGCTCCTTCGACCCCCGCACCGGGGTGCTGCGCTACGCCGACCACCTCGAGGGCTGGCAGTCCCCCACCCTCCTCGACGAGCTGGCGGCGGCCCTGCCGATGCCGCTCGAATACGAGAACGACGTGAACCTCGCCGCCGTGGCCGAGCAGAGCCTCGGCGCCGCCCGCGGCCACGAGGACTTCGTCCTGCTGTGGAACGAGGAGGGCCTCGGCGCCGCCCTCGTGCTCGGCGGCCGGCTGCACCGCGGCTGGACCGGCGGCGCCGGGGAGGTCGGCTTCCTGCCGGTCGCCGGCCACCCGCTGGTCCGCCAGGTCACCCGGGTCAACTCGGGCGGCTACCAGGAGCTGGCCGGCGTACAGGTGCTGCCGGCGATGGCGGCCCGGCTCGGCATCGAGGCGCCGCCCGCCGCCGACGCCGGCTCCGGATCGGTCCACGGAGCCGTGCACGGGGCCGAGTCCGGGGCGGTGGTCGAAGCCGCGGCCGCGCTGCTGGCCCAGGCGGCCGCCTCGCCCGAGGGGGCCCATCTGGAACTGCTCCGGGAGTACGCCACCGCGCTCGCCACCGGCCTCGCCTCCCTGGTCGCCGTACTGGACCCCGAGGTCGTCGTGCTCTCCGGGGCGCTGACCATCGCGGGCGGCGAACCGCTGCGCGAACTCCTCGAAGCCGAGCTCGCGGACCTCGCCCCCTCCCGGCCGCTGCTGGTCACGGGCGAGGTCCGGGAGCGGCCCGTGCTGCGCGGGGCGTTGGAGCGCGCCCTCGCCGCCACCCGTGACGAGGTCTTCGACACCTCGCGCCGCTGA
- a CDS encoding ABC transporter substrate-binding protein, whose product MPRTRRLTAAAVALASISVLATACTGSASNTAGDDPNKEVTLNFWHGWSAPSEVKAIEDNIARFQKAHPNIKVNVTGNMTDDKINQALRAGGDKAPDVVASFTTDSVGKFCNTGAFADLNPFLKKSGVDKAKVFPKTLLEYTQFNGNQCTLPLLHDAYGLVYNKTAFDAAGITEPPKTWSQFEAAAQALTVPKGDSYERLGIMPTFHGYETAPQRLAAQWNPTYFGADGKSNLAKDPAFAKMLTAQKGLVGKLGGYEKLEKFRNTFGDEWSAEHPFHQGLVAMQIDGEWRAAMAKEAGVKFEIATAPMPVPDDQLADYGKGYLAGTIMGISSKSSKQNAAWELTQYMTSDTDAVVDFANAIHNIPSTLAALESPRLQVAPEFKTFIDIARHPKSNTTPAQVDGGTYQLTFTDFAYSVEKGDVTDIPAGLAKTDQQIDTDIAKAK is encoded by the coding sequence ATGCCCAGAACCCGCCGCCTGACCGCCGCAGCCGTCGCCCTCGCCTCGATATCCGTACTCGCCACCGCGTGTACGGGCTCGGCGTCCAACACGGCGGGCGATGACCCGAACAAGGAGGTCACCCTCAACTTCTGGCACGGCTGGTCCGCCCCCAGCGAGGTCAAGGCCATCGAGGACAACATCGCCCGGTTCCAGAAGGCGCACCCGAACATCAAGGTCAACGTCACGGGCAACATGACGGACGACAAGATCAACCAGGCGCTGCGGGCGGGCGGCGACAAGGCCCCCGACGTCGTCGCGTCCTTCACCACCGACAGCGTCGGCAAGTTCTGCAACACCGGCGCCTTCGCGGACCTGAACCCCTTCCTGAAGAAGTCCGGGGTCGACAAGGCCAAGGTCTTCCCCAAGACCCTGCTGGAGTACACCCAGTTCAACGGCAACCAGTGCACGCTGCCGCTGCTGCACGACGCGTACGGCCTCGTCTACAACAAGACCGCCTTCGACGCCGCCGGGATCACCGAACCGCCGAAGACCTGGAGCCAGTTCGAGGCGGCGGCGCAGGCGCTGACCGTCCCCAAGGGCGATTCGTACGAGCGGCTCGGCATCATGCCCACCTTCCACGGCTACGAGACGGCCCCCCAGCGCCTGGCCGCCCAGTGGAACCCGACGTACTTCGGCGCCGACGGCAAGTCCAACCTGGCCAAGGACCCCGCCTTCGCGAAGATGCTGACGGCGCAGAAGGGCCTGGTCGGCAAGCTCGGCGGCTACGAGAAGCTGGAGAAGTTCCGCAACACCTTCGGCGACGAGTGGAGCGCGGAGCACCCCTTCCACCAGGGTCTGGTGGCCATGCAGATCGACGGCGAATGGCGGGCGGCCATGGCCAAGGAGGCCGGGGTGAAGTTCGAGATCGCCACCGCGCCGATGCCCGTCCCCGACGACCAGCTCGCCGACTACGGCAAGGGCTACCTCGCCGGCACGATCATGGGCATCTCCTCGAAGAGCTCGAAGCAGAACGCCGCCTGGGAGCTCACGCAGTACATGACGTCCGACACCGACGCGGTCGTGGACTTCGCCAACGCCATCCACAACATCCCCTCGACGCTGGCCGCGCTCGAATCCCCCAGGCTCCAGGTGGCCCCGGAGTTCAAGACGTTCATCGACATCGCCAGGCACCCGAAGTCGAACACCACGCCCGCGCAGGTCGACGGCGGCACCTACCAGCTGACCTTCACCGACTTCGCGTACTCGGTCGAGAAGGGCGACGTCACGGACATCCCGGCCGGGCTCGCCAAGACCGACCAGCAGATCGACACGGACATCGCGAAGGCGAAGTAG
- a CDS encoding sugar ABC transporter permease — translation MTTTAIPPSPELRAKRGSSALRTAAFMSPWLIGFSVFFAYPLVSTVYFSFTKYDGFRPPVFNGLDNWSYVFADLPMFWPAMRNTLWLVLVMVACRVAFGLGIGLLITKIKLGTGVFRTLFYLPYLAPPVAATLAFVFLLNPGTGPVNTLLEAVGLPAPGWFTDPAWSKPALTALAVWGVGDLMVIFMASLLDVPREQYEAAELDGAGPLARFRHITLPNISPIILFAVVTGVIQAMQFYTQPLVAGKVASGVMGGSGQQFEPGYPEKSTLTLPQVIYNVGFQRFDYGTACVVALVLFALSMAFTALLMRRRGGLIEAGD, via the coding sequence ATGACCACGACCGCGATCCCCCCCTCCCCCGAGCTGCGGGCGAAGCGCGGCAGCTCGGCGCTGCGCACGGCGGCCTTCATGTCGCCCTGGCTGATCGGGTTCAGCGTCTTCTTCGCCTACCCGCTCGTCTCGACCGTCTACTTCTCCTTCACCAAGTACGACGGCTTCCGCCCGCCCGTCTTCAACGGGCTGGACAACTGGTCCTACGTCTTCGCCGACCTCCCGATGTTCTGGCCGGCGATGCGCAACACCCTGTGGCTGGTCCTGGTCATGGTCGCCTGCCGGGTCGCCTTCGGCCTCGGCATCGGCCTGCTCATCACGAAGATCAAGCTGGGTACGGGCGTCTTCCGCACCCTGTTCTACCTGCCCTACCTGGCCCCGCCGGTGGCGGCGACCCTGGCCTTCGTCTTCCTGCTCAACCCGGGCACCGGCCCGGTGAACACCCTGCTGGAGGCGGTCGGGCTGCCCGCGCCCGGCTGGTTCACGGACCCCGCCTGGTCCAAGCCGGCGCTGACCGCGCTCGCGGTGTGGGGGGTCGGCGACCTGATGGTCATCTTCATGGCCTCGCTGCTCGACGTACCGCGCGAGCAGTACGAGGCCGCCGAGCTGGACGGGGCCGGGCCGCTGGCGCGCTTCCGCCACATCACCCTGCCGAACATCTCCCCGATCATCCTGTTCGCGGTGGTCACCGGGGTCATCCAGGCGATGCAGTTCTACACACAGCCCCTGGTGGCGGGGAAGGTGGCGTCCGGCGTGATGGGCGGCTCGGGGCAGCAGTTCGAGCCCGGGTACCCCGAGAAGTCCACGCTGACCCTCCCCCAGGTCATCTACAACGTCGGCTTCCAGCGCTTCGACTACGGCACCGCCTGCGTGGTCGCCCTGGTGCTGTTCGCCCTCTCCATGGCCTTCACCGCGCTGCTGATGCGGCGGCGCGGCGGGCTGATCGAGGCAGGTGACTGA
- a CDS encoding carbohydrate ABC transporter permease, translating into MSQTITRAERTPDPTASGPSRSARAVRTARRRAVLHWIAVHSLGVAAALFFVLPFVFLFLTSVMSDQQALTRDLWPRSWEWGNYAKVWDTPGFLTWWRNTLLYAGLGTVLTVVSSVPVAYALAKFRFRGRRLSLLLVIAMMMLPPQVVVIPMYLFWAKQLDLSGTLWPLIIPMAFGDAFSIFLLRQFLLTIPDEYLDAAKVDGCGELRTLLRVVLPMAKPGIAAVALFQFFAAWNDYFGPQIYASDNPAAWTLSYGLESFKGAHHTNWNLTMAATVLVMAPVIVLFFFAQKAFVEGVTLTGVKG; encoded by the coding sequence ATGAGCCAGACCATCACCCGCGCGGAGCGGACCCCGGATCCCACCGCGTCCGGTCCCTCGCGGTCGGCGCGCGCCGTGCGCACCGCGCGCCGCCGGGCCGTCCTGCACTGGATCGCCGTGCACTCCCTCGGCGTCGCCGCGGCCCTCTTCTTCGTCCTCCCCTTCGTCTTCCTCTTCCTGACCTCGGTGATGAGCGACCAGCAGGCGCTGACCCGCGACCTGTGGCCGCGCAGCTGGGAATGGGGCAACTACGCGAAGGTGTGGGACACCCCCGGCTTCCTGACCTGGTGGCGCAACACCCTGCTGTACGCGGGCCTCGGCACCGTGCTGACCGTGGTCTCCTCGGTGCCCGTCGCCTACGCGCTCGCCAAGTTCCGCTTCCGCGGCCGGCGGCTCTCGCTGCTGCTGGTGATCGCCATGATGATGCTGCCGCCGCAGGTGGTCGTCATCCCGATGTACCTGTTCTGGGCCAAGCAGCTGGACCTGTCCGGCACGCTGTGGCCGCTGATCATCCCGATGGCCTTCGGCGACGCCTTCTCCATCTTCCTGCTGCGCCAGTTCCTGCTGACCATCCCCGACGAGTACCTGGACGCCGCCAAGGTCGACGGCTGCGGCGAGCTCCGCACCCTGCTGCGGGTGGTGCTGCCGATGGCGAAGCCCGGCATCGCCGCCGTCGCGCTGTTCCAGTTCTTCGCCGCCTGGAACGACTACTTCGGCCCGCAGATCTACGCGTCCGACAACCCGGCCGCCTGGACCCTCAGTTACGGACTGGAGTCCTTCAAGGGCGCCCACCACACCAACTGGAACCTCACCATGGCCGCGACCGTGCTGGTCATGGCCCCCGTGATCGTCCTCTTCTTCTTCGCCCAGAAGGCATTCGTCGAGGGCGTCACCCTGACCGGAGTGAAAGGCTAG
- a CDS encoding 6-phospho-beta-glucosidase, which yields MKLAVVGGGSTYTPELIDGFARLRDTLPISELVLIDPAADRLELIGGLARRIFAKQGHQGRITTTSDLDAGVADADAVLLQLRIGGQAARLQDETWPLECGCVGQETTGAGGLAKALRTVPVVLDIAERVRRSNPDAWIIDFTNPVGIVTRALLQAGHKAVGLCNVAIGFQRRFAAMLDLTPADIHLDHVGLNHLTWELGVRKGGPEGENLLPGLIAAHGDAIAADLRLPRAVLDRLGAVPSYYLRYFYAHDEVVRELGTKPSRAAEVAAMEKELLGLYGDPALDEKPELLSKRGGAFYSEAAVDLAAALLGDGGSAVQVVNTLNNGTLPFLPDDAVIEVQARVDRSGPAPLAVPRLDPLYAGLVGHVTAYEDLALDAALRGGRERVFKALLAHPLVGQFDLAEGLTDRLLAHNKEHLAWA from the coding sequence ATGAAACTCGCAGTGGTGGGCGGCGGTTCCACCTACACGCCCGAGCTGATCGACGGATTCGCGCGCCTGCGCGACACCCTGCCCATCAGCGAGCTCGTCCTGATCGACCCGGCGGCCGACCGGCTGGAGCTGATCGGCGGCCTGGCCCGGCGGATCTTCGCCAAGCAGGGGCACCAGGGCCGGATCACCACCACCTCCGACCTCGACGCGGGCGTCGCCGACGCGGACGCGGTGCTGCTGCAGCTGCGCATCGGCGGCCAGGCGGCCCGCCTCCAGGACGAGACCTGGCCGCTGGAGTGCGGCTGCGTCGGCCAGGAGACCACCGGCGCGGGCGGCCTCGCCAAGGCGCTGCGCACGGTGCCCGTGGTCCTCGACATCGCGGAGCGGGTGCGACGCTCCAACCCGGACGCGTGGATCATCGACTTCACCAACCCGGTCGGGATCGTCACCCGCGCCCTGCTCCAGGCCGGGCACAAGGCGGTCGGGCTGTGCAACGTCGCCATCGGCTTCCAGCGCCGGTTCGCCGCGATGCTGGACCTGACTCCGGCCGACATCCACCTCGACCACGTGGGCCTCAACCACCTCACGTGGGAGCTGGGGGTGCGCAAGGGCGGTCCGGAGGGCGAGAACCTGCTGCCGGGGCTGATCGCCGCGCACGGCGACGCCATCGCCGCGGACCTGCGCCTGCCGCGCGCGGTGCTGGACCGGCTCGGCGCCGTGCCCTCGTACTACCTGCGCTACTTCTACGCGCACGACGAGGTGGTCCGGGAGCTCGGGACCAAGCCCTCGCGGGCCGCCGAGGTCGCCGCGATGGAGAAGGAGCTGCTCGGCCTGTACGGGGATCCCGCGCTCGACGAGAAGCCGGAGCTGCTCTCCAAGCGGGGCGGGGCCTTCTACTCGGAGGCGGCCGTGGACCTGGCCGCGGCCCTGCTGGGCGACGGCGGCAGCGCCGTACAGGTGGTCAACACCCTCAACAACGGCACCCTGCCCTTCCTCCCCGACGACGCCGTCATCGAGGTGCAGGCCCGGGTGGACCGCTCCGGACCGGCGCCGCTGGCCGTACCCCGCCTGGACCCGCTGTACGCGGGGCTCGTCGGGCACGTGACGGCGTACGAGGACCTCGCGCTGGACGCGGCGCTGCGCGGCGGCCGCGAGCGGGTCTTCAAGGCCCTGCTGGCACACCCGCTGGTGGGGCAGTTCGACCTCGCCGAGGGGCTGACCGACCGGCTCCTCGCGCACAACAAGGAGCATCTGGCATGGGCGTGA